One Falco naumanni isolate bFalNau1 chromosome 13, bFalNau1.pat, whole genome shotgun sequence DNA segment encodes these proteins:
- the LOC121096862 gene encoding uncharacterized protein LOC121096862, which yields MLTSYATPERSASNFLEGQVAFSHPRLSNNRSVMPLDVRGRTRATLTGSACAYPPPAGAGNPLNPIRDGDRGLQFFPVNEEFPVSAGHKLALIKSLPFVHTARRYYRLDGLVRSSDRPRRGRPRPCRSVEKTVELDYLEEVKVVTRFP from the coding sequence ATGCTAACTAGTTACGCGACCCCCGAGCGGTCGGCGTCCAACTTCTTAGAGGGACAAGTGGCGTTCAGCCACCCGAGATTGAGCAATAACAGGTCTGTGATGCCCTTAGATGTCCGGGGCCGCACGCGCGCTACACTGACTGGCTCAGCTTGTGCCTACCCTCCGCCGGCAGGCGCGGGTAACCCGTTGAACCCCATTCGTGATGGGGATCGGGGATTGCAATTCTTCCCCGTGAACGAGGAATTCCCAGTAAGTGCGGGTCATAAGCTCGCGTTGATTAAGTCCCTGCCCTTTGTACACACCGCCCGTCGCTACTACCGATTGGATGGTTTAGTGAGGTCCTCGGATCGGCCCCGGCGGGGTcggccccggccctgccggaGCGTCGAGAAGACGGTCGAACTTGACTATCTAGAGGAAGTAAAAGTCGTAACAAGGTTTCCGTAG